The following proteins come from a genomic window of Elusimicrobiota bacterium:
- the mdh gene encoding malate dehydrogenase translates to MRHKLTVIGAGNVGATLAQRLAEAELGDVVLVDIPQTEGMPAGKALDIAQSGPVYGYDSRVTGTTEYGPTADSDIVVITAGVPRKPGMSRDDLLNINAGIVKNVSEQIAKTSPKAIVIVVSNPLDAMAHVALRVTGFPKERVIGMAGVLDSARLATFLAEAAQVSVEDVQPMVLGGHGDTMVPVARCTTIAGIPVGEILPPETVEAIFQRTRDGGAEIVKLLKTGSAYYAPSASVVAMVKAILMDKKRVLPCAAYLDGEYGMRGIFLGVPVKLGARGIEQVLEVRLDPAEKAALEKSAAAVRELVDALKRMNVVAN, encoded by the coding sequence ATGCGGCACAAACTGACCGTGATTGGCGCCGGCAACGTCGGCGCGACCCTGGCCCAACGCCTCGCCGAGGCCGAACTGGGCGACGTCGTGCTGGTCGACATTCCCCAAACCGAAGGAATGCCCGCGGGCAAGGCGCTCGACATCGCCCAATCGGGGCCTGTGTACGGCTACGACAGTCGCGTGACGGGGACCACCGAGTACGGCCCCACGGCGGATTCGGACATCGTGGTCATCACGGCCGGGGTCCCCCGCAAGCCCGGCATGAGCCGCGACGACCTTTTGAACATCAACGCCGGGATCGTAAAAAACGTTTCCGAGCAAATCGCCAAAACCTCCCCGAAAGCGATCGTGATCGTTGTCTCCAACCCTTTGGACGCCATGGCCCACGTGGCCCTGCGGGTCACCGGGTTCCCGAAGGAACGGGTGATCGGCATGGCGGGCGTGTTGGACTCGGCGCGCCTGGCGACCTTCCTGGCCGAGGCGGCCCAGGTCTCCGTCGAGGACGTCCAGCCCATGGTGTTGGGCGGCCACGGCGACACCATGGTGCCCGTCGCGCGTTGCACGACCATCGCGGGCATCCCCGTCGGGGAGATCCTGCCTCCGGAAACCGTGGAAGCCATCTTCCAGCGCACCCGCGATGGCGGCGCCGAAATCGTGAAGCTCTTGAAAACCGGGTCGGCCTATTACGCCCCCTCCGCGAGCGTGGTCGCCATGGTCAAGGCCATTTTGATGGACAAGAAGCGCGTGTTGCCCTGCGCCGCCTACCTGGACGGTGAATACGGGATGCGGGGAATTTTCTTGGGCGTTCCGGTCAAATTGGGCGCCCGGGGCATTGAACAGGTGTTGGAAGTTCGCCTTGACCCGGCGGAAAAGGCCGCTTTGGAAAAATCGGCCGCCGCCGTCCGTGAACTGGTCGACGCCCTCAAAAGGATGAACGTTGTCGCGAATTAG
- the tadA gene encoding Flp pilus assembly complex ATPase component TadA, with the protein MQRSNPGRKTTKEILLEARLVTPEGILQAEKESVKTGRPLQQTVIDLKLSDKVDVLQILSREFRTKAVDLAEMEIDPDVVKILPEGDARRHIVLPFAKEDQVLLVAMADPRDFLVSEDIHIRTGLEVQRYMAMPEDIMKELDKVYGLAGGGKGEELLKSVAETALNIGSDEKLEKLETKTDVTEVDASAPEVEKIANGVILSALGQKASDIHIEPFEDPTGRTSRVLVRYRVDGFLRAAPFQIPWSFRNAVMAKIKIMTNSMNITERRIPQSGRIQVMAKGSPIEFRVEIIPTVYGESCVMRILDRKAVQVDIQKLGFLPDTLDRFLGLLKGVGGKKNFGIVLVCGPTGSGKSTTLYAALNHINRPDIKILTAENPVEYNLDGIVQVQVNPDLKMGEDKCFDFSLALRSFLRLDPDVIMVGEIRDQETSHIAMEAAMTGHLVFSTIHTNDAPSTITRLMDMGIPGFMVASTLKCVLAQRLCRRICPQCRAPRAPNPEEVEVFRNNNVSLPPGAQLFQGAGCANCNGSGYKGRMGIHELLVIDETVRNVVLKDVTADMVRDAAVNKSPQKMRTIIMDGLQKVLEGGTSVREVLGGASDEVEPVKPAH; encoded by the coding sequence ATGCAACGCAGCAACCCCGGACGCAAAACCACCAAAGAAATTCTCCTGGAAGCCCGGTTGGTCACGCCCGAAGGCATTCTCCAGGCCGAAAAAGAATCGGTCAAAACGGGTCGCCCCCTTCAACAAACCGTCATCGATCTGAAACTCTCCGACAAGGTGGACGTCCTGCAAATCCTGTCCCGGGAGTTCCGCACCAAAGCGGTCGATTTGGCCGAAATGGAAATCGATCCCGACGTGGTGAAAATTTTGCCGGAAGGCGACGCCCGCCGCCACATCGTTTTGCCCTTCGCCAAGGAGGACCAGGTCCTTCTTGTCGCCATGGCGGATCCCCGCGATTTCCTTGTTTCCGAAGACATACACATCCGCACGGGCCTGGAAGTGCAACGTTACATGGCCATGCCCGAAGACATCATGAAAGAGCTCGACAAGGTGTACGGTCTGGCCGGGGGCGGGAAAGGGGAGGAACTCCTCAAGTCCGTCGCCGAAACGGCCCTTAACATCGGCTCGGATGAAAAACTTGAAAAGTTGGAGACAAAGACCGACGTCACCGAAGTCGACGCCTCCGCCCCCGAGGTGGAAAAAATCGCCAACGGCGTGATCCTTTCCGCTTTGGGCCAAAAGGCGTCGGACATCCACATCGAACCCTTCGAAGACCCGACCGGGCGGACCTCGCGGGTTTTGGTCCGTTACCGCGTCGATGGGTTCCTTCGGGCGGCCCCCTTCCAAATCCCTTGGTCTTTCCGTAACGCGGTTATGGCGAAAATAAAAATCATGACCAATTCCATGAACATCACCGAGCGGCGGATTCCCCAATCGGGCCGTATCCAGGTGATGGCCAAGGGCAGTCCCATCGAATTCCGCGTCGAGATCATTCCCACCGTCTACGGGGAATCCTGCGTCATGCGTATTTTGGACCGGAAGGCCGTCCAGGTGGACATCCAAAAGTTGGGCTTTTTGCCGGACACGCTCGATCGCTTCCTCGGCCTGCTCAAAGGCGTCGGCGGAAAAAAGAATTTCGGCATCGTGTTGGTTTGCGGGCCGACCGGTTCCGGTAAATCGACGACCCTCTACGCCGCGCTCAACCACATCAACCGGCCGGACATCAAGATCTTGACGGCCGAGAACCCCGTCGAATACAACCTCGACGGCATCGTCCAAGTGCAGGTCAACCCCGACCTCAAGATGGGCGAGGACAAGTGTTTTGATTTCTCCCTCGCCCTGCGGTCTTTTTTGCGGCTCGACCCCGACGTCATCATGGTGGGCGAAATCCGCGACCAGGAAACCTCCCACATCGCCATGGAGGCCGCCATGACCGGTCACTTGGTGTTTTCCACCATTCACACCAACGACGCCCCGTCGACCATCACCCGGTTGATGGACATGGGCATTCCCGGGTTCATGGTGGCGAGCACTCTGAAATGCGTGCTTGCTCAGCGGTTGTGCCGACGGATTTGCCCGCAGTGCCGCGCCCCCCGGGCGCCGAATCCCGAAGAAGTCGAGGTGTTCCGCAACAACAACGTGTCCCTGCCGCCGGGCGCCCAGCTTTTTCAGGGCGCGGGGTGCGCCAATTGCAACGGGTCCGGCTACAAGGGCCGGATGGGCATCCACGAGTTGCTCGTGATCGACGAGACCGTGCGCAACGTGGTCTTGAAGGATGTCACGGCCGACATGGTGCGGGACGCGGCCGTCAACAAATCCCCCCAAAAAATGCGGACCATCATCATGGACGGCCTGCAGAAAGTCCTGGAAGGGGGAACCTCCGTCCGCGAGGTTTTGGGCGGCGCTTCCGACGAGGTCGAACCGGTCAAGCCCGCCCACTGA
- a CDS encoding isoprenylcysteine carboxylmethyltransferase family protein, translating into MIARWRVFLGFVAGGLFALFSHVGSWPRALLGLLLALAGLWIRGWAAGYLEKGKRLAQDGPYAWVRHPLYTGSFLMALGFVIAGTASRFPVHAAVLWFVFLFLFLWIYPRRIVDEERALEKTFGDAWRAFTSKNHRFIPRGSPARRENPDRFERARYLKNREYNAAIGWAAGAALVIFKGIAGL; encoded by the coding sequence GTGATCGCACGCTGGCGTGTTTTTTTGGGTTTTGTGGCCGGAGGCCTTTTCGCCCTTTTTTCCCATGTCGGAAGTTGGCCCCGGGCTTTGCTGGGCCTCCTTTTGGCGCTCGCGGGCCTTTGGATTCGCGGTTGGGCGGCGGGTTATTTGGAGAAAGGAAAGCGTCTGGCCCAGGACGGGCCCTACGCCTGGGTCCGCCATCCTTTGTACACGGGAAGTTTCCTGATGGCGCTGGGGTTTGTCATCGCGGGCACCGCCTCCCGGTTCCCGGTTCACGCCGCCGTCCTCTGGTTTGTTTTCCTCTTCCTTTTCCTGTGGATCTACCCCCGCCGCATCGTGGACGAAGAGCGCGCGTTGGAGAAGACGTTCGGCGACGCCTGGCGGGCTTTCACCTCAAAGAACCACCGTTTTATCCCCCGCGGATCGCCGGCACGGCGGGAAAACCCCGACCGGTTTGAACGCGCGCGGTATTTGAAAAACCGGGAATACAACGCCGCCATCGGTTGGGCCGCCGGCGCGGCGCTGGTGATCTTCAAGGGGATCGCCGGCCTGTGA
- a CDS encoding CTP synthase, which produces MAGAKFIFVTGGVVSSLGKGIAAASLGRLLKARGLNVTMIKLDPYLNVDPGTMSPYQHGEVYVTEDGAETDLDLGHYERFIDVDMSRDNNCTSGQIYETVLAQERRGEFLGKTVQVIPHITNEIKNRLWRVAKGRDIIIAEVGGTVGDIESLPFLEAIRQMRIDAGRDNVLYIHLTLVPYIKAAEELKTKPTQHSVGKLREIGIEPDIIVCRSDRPLGDELRAKIALFSSVSKEAVIEAVDANSIYDVPVLFEKQGLDELVLMLLRQRSPTKDLSAWNAMVEKIHNPQHQVTIGVTGKYVDLKDAYKSISEALLHGGLANNTRVIVKYIDVEDKNLEAQLMQMDGILIPGGFGDRGVEGKIAVARFARERRIPFFGICLGMQCAVIEVARHLAKMPKAHSTEFAPRTPHPVVCKMEEQKNVVNLGGTMRLGVYPCRVASGALARRAYGHEMISERHRHRFELNNKYRPALEKAGLRVVGENPKHRLAEIVEFKDHPWYVAVQFHPELKSRPLRPHPLFREFVAAALRRLSPRAL; this is translated from the coding sequence ATGGCCGGGGCTAAATTCATTTTCGTGACGGGTGGGGTCGTGAGTTCGCTGGGGAAGGGCATCGCCGCGGCGTCGTTGGGGCGCCTCTTGAAGGCGCGGGGCTTGAACGTCACGATGATCAAGCTCGACCCCTACCTCAATGTGGACCCGGGCACCATGAGCCCCTACCAGCACGGCGAAGTCTACGTCACCGAGGACGGCGCCGAGACCGACCTCGACCTGGGCCATTACGAACGCTTCATCGACGTGGACATGAGCCGCGACAACAATTGCACCTCGGGCCAAATTTACGAGACCGTCCTGGCCCAGGAGCGGCGCGGCGAGTTCCTCGGGAAAACCGTCCAAGTCATTCCCCACATCACCAACGAAATCAAAAACCGCCTCTGGCGCGTGGCCAAGGGCCGCGACATCATCATCGCGGAAGTCGGCGGCACCGTCGGCGACATTGAGTCCCTGCCCTTCCTCGAAGCCATCCGCCAAATGCGCATCGACGCCGGGCGCGACAACGTGCTCTACATCCATTTGACCTTGGTGCCCTACATCAAGGCCGCCGAGGAACTGAAAACGAAGCCCACCCAGCACTCCGTCGGAAAGCTTCGGGAGATCGGCATCGAGCCCGACATCATCGTCTGCCGTTCCGACCGCCCCCTCGGCGACGAACTGCGCGCCAAAATCGCCCTTTTTTCCAGCGTGTCCAAGGAAGCCGTGATCGAGGCGGTCGACGCGAACTCGATCTACGACGTGCCCGTCCTGTTTGAAAAACAGGGGTTGGACGAGCTCGTGTTGATGCTGTTGCGCCAGCGTTCCCCCACCAAGGACCTCTCCGCGTGGAACGCCATGGTCGAAAAGATCCACAACCCCCAACACCAGGTGACCATCGGCGTGACCGGCAAATACGTCGATCTCAAGGACGCCTACAAATCCATCAGCGAAGCGCTGTTGCACGGCGGCCTCGCCAACAACACCCGGGTGATCGTCAAATACATCGACGTCGAAGACAAGAACCTGGAGGCCCAATTGATGCAAATGGACGGGATTCTCATCCCGGGCGGGTTCGGGGACCGGGGCGTGGAGGGGAAAATCGCGGTGGCCCGCTTCGCGCGCGAGCGACGCATTCCGTTTTTCGGCATTTGCCTGGGCATGCAGTGCGCCGTGATCGAGGTGGCCCGCCACCTGGCCAAGATGCCCAAGGCCCATTCCACCGAGTTCGCGCCGCGCACGCCCCACCCGGTCGTGTGCAAAATGGAGGAGCAAAAGAACGTGGTCAATCTGGGCGGCACCATGCGGCTCGGGGTCTACCCCTGCCGCGTCGCTTCCGGCGCCCTGGCCCGTCGGGCCTACGGCCACGAGATGATTTCGGAACGTCACCGGCACCGGTTCGAACTGAACAACAAATATCGTCCCGCCCTCGAAAAGGCGGGCCTCCGGGTGGTGGGGGAAAACCCCAAACACCGGTTGGCGGAGATCGTCGAGTTCAAAGACCACCCCTGGTACGTGGCCGTGCAGTTCCATCCCGAGTTGAAATCCCGCCCGTTGCGGCCGCACCCGCTGTTCCGCGAGTTCGTGGCCGCCGCGTTGCGGCGGCTGTCCCCCCGCGCCCTCTGA
- a CDS encoding DUF3108 domain-containing protein, with protein MIFSRRALLVAALGGCLSGVRAAEPMPAASPVLSTAPAAIAFAWRTEAQTAFAPGETIRYVIKYGILPSGVATLEIRSTDTVRGRPVYYLHSEARTNKTIDAFFKVRDKNESWMDVQSLASLRFRQSMREGGYMREVETDYDHAARSFTYRKRRKGKETVVEGPIPPFVQDVLSSLYFIRTRPLVVGQTYTLDANSGAVNWPLRVHVLRKEKVRVPAGVFQCLRLDPILAGEGIFQAKGKLLVWVTDDERRVPVLLRSKVAVGAFDAEMREYIPGGSPAAAVLPAPPPKKPRRVVDPFAGDDF; from the coding sequence GTGATCTTTTCCCGGCGCGCCCTTTTGGTGGCCGCGCTGGGGGGGTGTCTCTCCGGGGTCCGCGCCGCCGAGCCGATGCCGGCCGCGTCCCCGGTCTTGTCCACGGCGCCCGCCGCGATCGCCTTCGCCTGGCGCACCGAAGCCCAAACGGCCTTCGCCCCCGGGGAAACCATCCGCTACGTCATTAAATACGGCATCCTGCCCTCGGGCGTGGCCACGCTCGAAATCCGCTCCACCGACACCGTCCGTGGGCGCCCGGTCTATTACCTCCATTCCGAGGCCCGCACCAACAAAACCATCGACGCTTTTTTTAAGGTTCGCGACAAAAACGAGTCCTGGATGGACGTGCAGAGCCTGGCGTCCCTGCGGTTCCGCCAAAGCATGCGCGAGGGCGGGTACATGCGCGAGGTGGAGACCGATTACGACCACGCCGCCCGGTCGTTCACGTACCGGAAACGCCGGAAGGGCAAAGAAACCGTCGTCGAAGGTCCCATCCCGCCCTTCGTCCAGGACGTCCTTTCCAGCCTGTATTTCATCCGGACGCGTCCGCTTGTCGTCGGCCAAACCTACACCCTCGACGCCAACTCGGGCGCGGTGAACTGGCCTTTGCGGGTGCACGTGCTCCGCAAAGAAAAAGTTCGCGTGCCCGCCGGGGTGTTCCAGTGTCTGCGTTTGGACCCGATCCTCGCGGGCGAGGGCATATTTCAAGCCAAAGGGAAGTTGCTCGTTTGGGTCACCGACGACGAACGGCGGGTGCCCGTGCTGTTGCGGTCCAAAGTGGCGGTGGGCGCCTTCGACGCCGAAATGCGCGAATACATTCCCGGGGGATCCCCCGCGGCCGCGGTCCTTCCCGCCCCGCCCCCGAAAAAGCCGCGGCGTGTCGTCGATCCCTTCGCCGGGGACGATTTTTGA
- a CDS encoding type III pantothenate kinase, with product MRETDVHSRIPRHQERPPLRDVDGEKLRPDVEGHGLPRPFGRVPRRSGADRRGGAAPDRNERQLREERGGSPWVLAIDIGNTNITLGAFPARPPAGGGVPRAFATGRLSTHRHTTADEYGLSLRQVLDHAGLSLKALGGVVVASVVPPLDEVFRDLCPRYLGCPALFVGPETRTGVEIRYDRPAEVGADRIVNAAAAFARFRRACIVIDFGTATTFDCVDDRGAYLGGAIAPGPQMAAESLSQRTAKLPLMGAFRKPARAIGKNTLDSMASGLYHGYVGLSEGILARLKAEMGGAPLVLATGGLSPLLGKEIGGIKEIVPDLTLEGLWLIWRLNQGKK from the coding sequence ATGCGGGAAACGGACGTACATTCTCGAATCCCGCGTCACCAAGAACGGCCACCGCTACGTGATGTTGACGGAGAAAAGCTTCGGCCGGATGTCGAAGGTCATGGTCTTCCACGACCATTTGGCCGAGTTCCGCGCCGCTCTGGAGCGGATCGCCGCGGCGGAGCCGCTCCTGACCGAAACGAACGTCAATTGAGGGAGGAAAGGGGCGGGTCGCCCTGGGTGTTGGCGATCGACATCGGCAACACCAACATCACCCTCGGCGCCTTCCCGGCCCGGCCCCCCGCCGGGGGCGGGGTCCCGCGCGCGTTCGCGACCGGGCGCCTGTCGACCCACCGCCACACCACCGCCGATGAATACGGCCTTTCCCTCCGGCAGGTCCTCGACCACGCGGGTCTTTCTTTAAAAGCCCTCGGGGGCGTTGTGGTGGCCAGTGTCGTGCCGCCCTTGGACGAGGTCTTCCGGGATTTGTGCCCCCGTTATCTGGGTTGCCCCGCCCTCTTCGTGGGGCCCGAGACCCGAACCGGGGTGGAAATCCGTTACGACCGTCCGGCGGAAGTCGGCGCGGATCGGATCGTCAACGCCGCGGCCGCCTTTGCCCGCTTTCGCCGCGCTTGCATCGTGATCGACTTCGGGACGGCCACGACCTTCGATTGCGTCGACGACCGGGGGGCCTATTTGGGCGGGGCCATCGCCCCGGGTCCCCAAATGGCGGCCGAGAGCCTCTCCCAACGCACCGCCAAGCTCCCGCTCATGGGGGCCTTTCGAAAACCAGCCCGCGCCATCGGGAAAAACACGCTCGACAGCATGGCCTCGGGTCTTTATCACGGCTACGTGGGGCTGTCCGAAGGCATCCTCGCGCGGCTCAAGGCTGAAATGGGCGGCGCGCCCCTCGTTTTGGCCACGGGGGGCCTTTCCCCCTTGCTGGGCAAGGAAATCGGGGGTATAAAAGAGATAGTCCCGGACCTCACTCTGGAAGGCCTGTGGCTCATTTGGCGGTTAAATCAGGGCAAAAAGTGA
- a CDS encoding O-antigen ligase family protein → MTTPGGARLETARDGLLIALGLALPLSLAAANVFWGLAAAFALPLLFRLPRVWRPTGLELPWLAGLVWTAASAGLTSTTAGLGHALRSEVLILVFVLAAVLGGRAGLSARWRFWGIAAAVAGVLGAFQWLNVWDRGVPSTVEGLPSFLVRAFSNKGGRAVGLYSNAITFAEVMALAGLAALGGLPREKKAARWLTALAAGAGLFFSQTRGVWLAVFLTLVLWAALRRDKKIARVLGIGVVLAGLAVVASPALRHRAASIGDRHRDSSNRIRLGLWVRSLELMRGRPLCGVGPGQARIPAAELRWGGSVPGEVWTEMHNIYLQVGVEKGLIGLGLFLWFLAALGRVLWRAQERDPTLAGVFWGFVALLLAGLTESWFNDSEVVMNLFFAAGTAWRAAETKI, encoded by the coding sequence ATGACAACGCCCGGCGGCGCGCGTCTCGAGACGGCGCGCGACGGCCTTTTGATCGCCCTGGGCCTCGCCCTGCCCCTGTCTCTCGCCGCGGCCAACGTGTTTTGGGGCTTGGCCGCCGCCTTCGCCCTGCCTTTGCTTTTTCGTCTCCCCCGGGTTTGGCGTCCCACGGGGCTGGAACTTCCCTGGTTGGCCGGCCTGGTTTGGACGGCGGCGTCGGCGGGCCTGACCTCGACGACGGCGGGTTTGGGTCACGCCCTCCGCTCCGAAGTGTTGATATTGGTTTTTGTTTTGGCGGCGGTCCTCGGCGGCCGGGCGGGTCTTTCCGCCCGATGGCGCTTTTGGGGAATCGCGGCGGCGGTGGCCGGGGTTCTGGGCGCTTTCCAATGGTTGAACGTTTGGGATCGCGGGGTTCCATCGACGGTGGAGGGCCTTCCTTCTTTTCTCGTGCGCGCCTTCTCGAACAAAGGCGGTCGGGCGGTCGGCCTGTACAGCAACGCGATCACCTTTGCGGAGGTCATGGCGTTGGCGGGTCTGGCCGCCCTGGGGGGCCTCCCGCGCGAAAAAAAAGCCGCCCGTTGGCTCACCGCCCTGGCGGCCGGGGCGGGGCTGTTTTTCAGTCAAACCCGGGGCGTTTGGTTGGCGGTCTTCCTCACCCTTGTTCTTTGGGCGGCGCTCCGGCGGGATAAAAAAATCGCCCGGGTCCTGGGGATCGGCGTGGTCTTGGCGGGGTTGGCCGTCGTCGCCAGCCCGGCGTTGCGGCACCGGGCGGCCAGCATCGGGGACCGCCATCGGGACAGCTCGAACCGCATTCGCCTCGGTCTTTGGGTCCGGTCCCTTGAATTGATGCGGGGGCGGCCCCTTTGCGGCGTCGGCCCGGGGCAGGCCCGGATCCCCGCGGCGGAACTCCGTTGGGGGGGGTCGGTGCCCGGCGAAGTGTGGACGGAAATGCACAATATCTATTTGCAGGTCGGGGTGGAAAAGGGACTCATCGGGCTGGGGTTGTTTTTGTGGTTTTTGGCGGCGCTCGGGCGGGTCCTCTGGCGCGCCCAGGAGCGGGACCCGACCCTGGCCGGTGTGTTTTGGGGTTTCGTGGCTTTGTTGCTGGCCGGATTGACCGAATCCTGGTTCAACGATTCGGAAGTTGTCATGAACCTGTTTTTTGCCGCCGGAACGGCCTGGCGCGCGGCCGAAACAAAAATATGA
- the rfaE1 gene encoding D-glycero-beta-D-manno-heptose-7-phosphate kinase, translated as MSPAVRSARVDRFRGLPVLVVGDLMVDRYIRGGVHRLSPEAPVPVVDVHHEDFMPGGAGNVACNIAALGGRPRLVSVVGEDPDADRLLAALKDRGVDVSGVVADGSRPTILKTRVLAGHQQVVRFDRESRAPLSSAVIGRLLEAAKERLKTARGVVVSDYGKGVVNVRLLKSVLSGAHRQGQFVTVDPKIEHFLRYRGVDCITPNLKEATEGVRAQPPRTDAEVDALGARILRRLRCRSVLITRSERGMSLYREGKKPLHIPSQAREVFDVTGAGDTVIATLSLALAAGVPLDEACRVSNAAAGVVVAKLGTATVSPAELEKAL; from the coding sequence ATGAGCCCCGCCGTCCGTTCCGCCCGTGTGGACCGTTTTCGCGGGTTGCCGGTGCTTGTGGTCGGCGACCTCATGGTGGACCGCTATATCCGCGGCGGCGTCCATCGGCTTTCGCCCGAAGCGCCCGTTCCGGTGGTCGACGTCCACCACGAGGATTTCATGCCCGGCGGCGCCGGCAACGTGGCCTGCAACATCGCCGCGCTGGGCGGCCGTCCCCGGCTGGTTTCGGTGGTGGGGGAAGACCCCGACGCCGACCGCCTGTTGGCCGCTCTCAAGGACCGCGGGGTTGACGTGAGCGGCGTTGTGGCTGATGGGTCCCGCCCCACCATCCTCAAAACCCGGGTTCTCGCCGGCCACCAGCAGGTCGTGCGGTTCGACCGGGAAAGCCGCGCGCCCCTTTCGTCCGCCGTGATCGGCCGTTTGCTCGAGGCCGCGAAGGAACGTTTGAAAACGGCGCGGGGGGTCGTGGTGTCCGATTACGGCAAAGGCGTGGTCAATGTTCGCCTTCTCAAAAGCGTTTTGTCGGGGGCCCACCGCCAGGGCCAATTCGTGACCGTGGACCCCAAGATCGAACATTTCCTCCGATACCGCGGCGTGGACTGCATCACCCCGAACTTGAAAGAAGCCACCGAGGGCGTCCGCGCCCAGCCGCCCCGCACCGACGCGGAGGTCGACGCCCTGGGCGCGCGCATCCTGCGCCGGTTGCGTTGCCGGTCGGTCTTGATCACCCGCAGCGAGCGGGGCATGAGCCTCTACCGCGAGGGGAAAAAACCCCTGCACATCCCTTCCCAGGCCCGCGAGGTCTTTGATGTCACGGGCGCCGGGGACACCGTCATCGCCACCTTGAGCCTGGCCCTCGCGGCCGGCGTGCCCCTGGACGAAGCCTGCCGCGTGTCCAACGCGGCCGCCGGCGTCGTGGTCGCCAAGCTGGGGACCGCCACGGTCAGCCCCGCCGAACTGGAAAAAGCGTTGTGA
- the def gene encoding peptide deformylase encodes MAVQPILLFPDEGLKQVCPPVAQADADAARLLTDLADTLYSTPGVGLAAPQIGAVKRAVVVDVTWLPPRKGKEPPKGHGLIALLNPVVVKAEGEMTFREGCLSIPEFLADVKRARWVRVEGLGRDGQATAIETEGFEAVALQHEIDHLDGVLFLDRVANIKTDLFRRKTAPAKT; translated from the coding sequence ATGGCCGTCCAACCGATCCTGCTGTTCCCCGACGAGGGGCTAAAACAAGTCTGCCCCCCCGTGGCCCAGGCCGACGCGGACGCGGCCCGCCTGCTGACCGATCTGGCCGACACCCTCTATTCGACCCCGGGGGTCGGGTTGGCCGCGCCCCAAATCGGCGCCGTGAAACGCGCCGTCGTGGTGGACGTGACCTGGCTGCCCCCGCGCAAAGGCAAAGAACCGCCCAAAGGCCACGGGCTCATCGCGCTGTTAAACCCGGTGGTCGTCAAAGCCGAAGGGGAAATGACTTTTCGCGAGGGGTGTTTGTCGATTCCGGAATTTTTGGCGGACGTGAAACGCGCCCGTTGGGTGCGGGTCGAGGGGCTCGGCCGCGACGGTCAAGCCACCGCCATTGAAACCGAGGGCTTCGAAGCCGTGGCCCTCCAGCACGAGATCGATCACCTGGACGGGGTATTATTCCTCGACCGGGTGGCCAACATCAAAACCGACCTCTTCCGCCGAAAAACCGCCCCGGCGAAAACCTAG
- the kdsB gene encoding 3-deoxy-manno-octulosonate cytidylyltransferase — translation MKVLGVIPARYAAQRFPGKPLAPIAGKPMIWWVWNAARRALPRVVVATDHRAIVDAVTAFGGEAVLTSDRCQSGTDRVAEVARKIRADLYLNVQGDEPLMTARTLKNVLALHRDRNVQIGTAATTLAAADWDNPHSVKVLVDKEGYSLYFSRAALPFYRDGRPRTPPPTPLLLKHLGVYSYRADALRRFIRWPAGTFETAEKLEQLRALENGVRLKVAFTPDDSVGVDRPADVARVERALAGDKRRNHGRG, via the coding sequence GTGAAGGTTTTGGGCGTCATTCCGGCGCGGTACGCCGCCCAACGGTTCCCGGGTAAGCCCCTCGCTCCCATCGCCGGTAAACCCATGATTTGGTGGGTGTGGAACGCCGCGCGCCGGGCGCTGCCCCGGGTGGTCGTCGCCACGGACCACCGGGCGATCGTCGATGCCGTGACGGCGTTCGGCGGCGAGGCGGTCCTCACCTCCGATCGCTGCCAAAGTGGCACCGACCGGGTGGCCGAGGTGGCGCGCAAAATCCGCGCGGACCTTTACCTCAACGTGCAGGGGGACGAGCCCCTCATGACGGCCCGCACCCTGAAGAACGTGCTCGCGCTGCACCGCGATCGAAACGTTCAAATCGGCACCGCCGCCACCACGCTCGCGGCCGCGGACTGGGACAACCCCCATTCCGTCAAGGTGTTGGTCGACAAAGAGGGGTATTCCCTTTACTTTTCCCGGGCGGCTCTGCCCTTCTACCGGGACGGACGCCCCCGGACGCCCCCGCCCACGCCGCTTCTGTTGAAACATTTGGGGGTTTATTCCTACCGGGCCGACGCGCTGCGGCGGTTCATCCGTTGGCCCGCCGGGACCTTTGAAACGGCGGAAAAGCTCGAACAATTGCGCGCGCTGGAGAACGGCGTGCGCCTCAAGGTCGCTTTCACGCCCGACGATTCCGTCGGGGTGGACCGCCCGGCGGACGTGGCCCGGGTGGAACGCGCGTTGGCGGGGGACAAAAGGAGAAACCATGGCCGGGGCTAA